From the genome of Alicyclobacillus sp. SO9:
AAAAATATAAGCTCACACCGCCAACCACGTGGAGTGAAATGATGTCTGATGCGCAAAAAATTAAGGCAGCAGGAGGAACACCGTTCTATTTTGGATTCAAGGACTCCTGGACCACAATGGTACCGTGGAACGCGTTGGCCGCCAACCTTCAAGGTCCGAATTTCTTTAAAGACCTGAAGTCTGGCAAAGCCACCTTTAGCAACTCCTATCAGACCGTAGCAAAACGTATGCAGCAGCTAGCTTCCTATGGTGAACCCGGTGAATTTGGCAAGGGCTACAACGACGCCAACAAGGCATTTGCAAACGGAAAGTCCGTGTTTTATATCCAGGGGGATTGGGCCATCTCCTCCATCATGCAGGCGAATCCCAAGTTGAAACTCGGTGCTGTCCTGTTCCCGGCTACAAACAACGCGAGCCAAACCAAGTTAGTCTCAGGTATCGACTCCGTCTTAACTATGACGACAAAGACAAAACACGCAGCAGACGCACAGAAGTTTATCGATTTCCTTATTCAAAAGAGTGTGGCACAGTCTTATTCCGACAGTCAGAAGCTGTTCTCTGCAGTAACTGGAGTCAAGGATTCCAGCAGCATCGTTGCACCTCTGCAACAGTACATGAAGGCTGGGCGTATCTCTGACTACCCGGATCACTATTATCCAAGTGCAATGGATGCGAATGTCAGCAACATGATTCAAGGTTTCTTAGTTAAAAAGACAGCCCCGGCTACGTTCCTCAAATCACTCGACAGCGCCTATCAAAAGGCGATAAAGCAGCAATAATCTCCAATATCAGCCCGGGGGCCTTGCCCCCGGTTCATTTTAGGAGGGAACAGCACCATGAGACGCTCTCTTCCATTTTACTTAATGGCCCTGCCGGCAGCTCTGCTGTTCTTTTTGTTTCATACGTACGCGGCTCTAAAGGGCATTTACTACAGTTTTACCAACTGGCACGGTTTTGGCATTATGCATTTTGTCGGCTTAAAAAATTACATCAACCTGTTTCAGGACCCGCAGGTGCTGCATTCCTATCTGTTCACCATCAAATTTGCAGTTGTGACCGTTATTTTCACGAATATTATCAGTCTGGTGATTGCATTAGGACTGAATGCGAATGTGAAAGTACGGCAGACACTTCGGGCTGTCTACTTTCTGCCAAACATCTTAAGCGTGATTGTTGTCTCGTACATCTTTAACTACATTTTTGCTTACCTGGCACCTTCCACAGCCAAGCACCTTGGGTTTACAGCGCTCGCGCAGAACATATTGGGAAGCCCTCAATATGCGTGGGTTGGAATTGCCATTGTGGCTGTATGGCAGGCAGTCGCCTTTAATACCATCTTATATCTTGCCGGGCTTCAGACCATTCCGTCCGATATTTATGAAGCATCGAGTATTGACGGTGCCAGCACCTGGAGACAATTTTGGCGCATCACATTCCCTCTCATCGCACCGTTTTTTACAATTAATATGGTTCTGGCTTCTACTCAGTTCCTGCAAGTCTTCGATCAAATCGTTGCCCTGACAGGCGGCGGCCCCGGAGACGCAACAGAATCTATCACATGGCTGATTTACAACAACGGATTCAACGGCGGACAGTTCGCATACCAGTCTTCAAACGCGGTTGTGTTCATGATTGTACTTGTGATGATTGCCATCATCCAAGTTCGATTCTTACAGAAACGTGAGGTGCAAATGTAATGAATCGAACAAAGACGAACTGGACCGTAACAGTTTTGCTAATTTTAGGGTCGTTGCTGATTTTGTTCCCTTTATATATGACTATTGCTATTGCGCTGAAGAATCCGCAGGAACTTGCCAAATCCGTGCTCTCTTTCCCTGTGCACGCACATTGGAACAATTTTAAGGAAGCCATTCAAGTGACTCACTACTTTCGCAGTTTTGGCAACAGTGCGTTGATTACCATTTCATCCGTGGTTCTCATCATCCTGACGAATTCCATGGTGGGTTACGCGATTGCGAGAAACATGCATAAACGGTTCTTCAAGTTCCTGTACTACTACTTTATCAGCGCAATGTTTATTCCATTTCCAATTATCATGCTGCCCGTGGTAAAGGAAATGAGCCAATTACACCTGGCAAATCGGATTGGCTTAATTATTCTGTACGTAGTCTACCGACTCTCGTTCAATACTTTTGTATATGTGGGTTATCTCAAGTCGATTCCGATTGAGCTCGAAGAAGCAGCTTTGATTGACGGCGCCAGTCGATGGAGTGTTTTCTGGCGTGTCATCTTCCCGCTGATGAAGCCGATTAATGCTACAATTGGTATTCTGAACGCGCTGACTGTTTGGAATGACTTCATGCTTCCTTTGGTACTCTTGTCCAAACCGTCACAGATGACACTTCCCTTGGTTCAATACGCGTTTCAGTCCAAGTTTCACACGAACTTCAATCTATCATTCGCGTCCTATTTACTGGCATTGCTGCCGATGATTCTGGTGTACATCTTCCTGCAGAAACGCATTATCAACGGTGTCGTACAGGGCAGCATCAAGTAATTCAGTATTTAGTATCGCTGACAAAAGCGGAAGCACACAGTTCAACAAGAACCATACACCTGCCCTTGAGACATCCTTCGAGACATGTAAGATGAACATCGGCATAGGGAGAGACAAACATGAGCAAAGCCTGGTGGAAACAAGCAGTCGTATATCAAATCTACCCCCGCAGCTTTATGGACTCAAATCAGGACGGTATCGGCGATCTCGGTGGCATCCGCGCCAAGTTGCACTACCTCCATCAACTGGGGGTCGATGTTCTCTGGCTCTGCCCCATTTACGAATCTCCAAACGACGACAACGGCTACGACATTAGCGATTACCAGGCGATTCTGCGTGAGTTTGGGACCATGGAGGAATTTGATGCACTGCTGCATGATGCTCATGCACTCGGGCTCAAAATCATGATGGATCTTGTGGTAAACCACACATCTGACGAACACCCCTGGTTTCAGAATGCTCGCAGTTCGAGAACGAACGCTTACCGAGACTATTACATTTGGCGTGACAGGCCAAATGATTGGACATCTGTTTTCACCGGATCGGCCTGGGAATTCGAAGAGCAAACAGCTCAATACTTTCTGCACCTATTCTCAAAGAAGCAGCCTGATTTGAATTGGGAAAACCCCGATGTCCGGCGAGAAGTCTACAATCTCATGCGTTTTTGGCTGGATAAGGGCATTGACGGGTTTCGAATGGATGTCATCAACCTCATCTCAAAAGCCTTGAAGTCTGACAACGCCGCAGGCTCCTTCAAAGGCTCTGGAGTCTCAGAAGAATACTACGTCAATGGCCCGCGAATTCACGAATTTCTGCGGGAAATGAACCATGAAGTACTCGCTCACTATGACATCATGACAGTCGGTGAAACCCCGGGCGTGAATCCGGCGGAAGCACTGCTGTATACAGGTACAGACCGACGTGAGCTAAACATGATTTTTCAATTCGATCACGTTGAGCTCGACTCCGGACCCCACGGAAAATGGGACTTGGTCCCATGGTCCCTGTCCGATTTAAAGCAGGTTATGACGATGTGGCAGGATGGTCTCTACAACCGTGGATGGAACAGTTTGTACTTAAACAACCATGATCAACCCAGAATGGTTTCGCGATTTGGCGACGACACCAACTACCGCGTTGAATCAGCAAAGATGCTGGCCACATTCCTCCATATGTTGCAGGGAACCCCCTACATCTACCAGGGTGAGGAAATTGGGATGACAAACGTTGCCTTCGAATCAATTGAAGCATACAAAGACCTAGAAACCTTGAATATGTGGAATGAACAAGTGGTACAAGGCAACGCTGATGCCAACCAGGTTTTGCAGGCTGTATATGCAAAAGGCAGAGATAACGCACGTACACCCATGCAATGGGATGACTCACCTCATGGAGGATTTACCACAGGAGAACCCTGGATTGCAGTGAACTCTAACTACACCGAAATTAACGTTGAAAAAGCCACTGCAAATCCGGATTCAATCTTTTATTACTATCAAAGACTCATACAATTACGTAAACAATACGACGTGATTACTGACGGAAGGTATGAACTCATTCTCGAGAGCCATGAGGAGATTTACGCTTACTTGCGAACACTTGAAAGCGAAACCCTGCTTGTCGTCTGCAATTTCTACGAGGGTTCACCTGAGTTCCAACTGCCTGAAAGCATTTCTTCTCATTTCCAAGGCGAGTCGGAGTTGTTGATTTCAAACTATGCTGTTGACGATGCCGCAGACATCAACAACTTCAAACTGCGTCCCTATGAGTCAAGAGTCTACTGTCTCAAGAAAGAATAAGTCGGTCTGTATTACACCGGGTGGTTGGTTACTTTACTTTGAACGTACTTATCAATTGCTGCATTTGCTCAGCCATTGTGCTTAACTCCGTCGATGACGCCGAAATTTGTTCGACAGCAGCCAACTGCTCTTCGGCGGACGCAGCCACTGTCTGGATCTGAGCATTGGATTGCTTTGATATCCCTGCCATTTCATTAATGGACGCAGTCACTTGTTCCGTCGATGCACTCATTTCCTCAGCTGCTGCAGACACTTCCATGATTTGACTTGAGACATTCTTGACGCTTTCAAGAATTTTCGTGAACGCTTGTCCTGTCTGCTGTACCACTTGAGTGCCTGTTTCCGTCTCTGTTGTAACGTGATGCATCGCAGTCACGGATTGTGCAGTGTTGATTTCCATTTGCTCCACAATATCAACGATTTGCTTCGCCGATTGAGAAGATTGCTCAGCAAGCTTTCTCACCTCGTCTGCTACCACCGCAAAGCCAGTGCCATGCTCTCCGGCCCGCGCAGCTTCAATAGCAGCATTCAGTGCCAGTAAATTGGTTTGACTGGAAATTTGAGTGATGACGTCCACCATACTCCCAATCTGACTTGACTGCTCTGCTAATTGTTCCAACTGCTGTGAAGAAGTTTGAACAGCCGCATGTATGGACTGCATTTGCTGAACCGCTTGCTGCAGAGAACGCTCTCCTGTTTCGGCTGACTTGGACACACCCACAGCAGAATGTGCAACCGAACTGGACGTTTCCGCAATGCGTTGGACACCTGCTGCCACTTCATTCATTGCATGTGCGCTTTCCTCTGCACCTTGGACCTGTGTTTCGGCCCCATCAGCTACCTCCTGGGCGGATGCTGCGACTTGATTCGTTGCCCTCGTTGTTTCCTCAGCACTCGCGGATAATTCCTGTGAAGCAGCCGCAACTTGTTCCGATGATTGAGACACCTTAGATATCAGTTGTGTCAGCCTATCCATCATGTAGTTCAAAGCGGAAGCAAGCTGACCCATCTCATCTTTGCTATTGTGACGTACGGCTTCAATCGTGAGGTTCCCATCAGCCACCTGTGTCAGCGCCTTTGTAATCTTCGGAATTGGTTTTAATAGATTTCTGATATAGACCAGCGTAAGAATGCTAAGGGCGACCACAATGGCGCCAATCACTGTCGAAATCAAAAAGCTGGTCCTCGAGCTGCTGCTTGCTGCAGTCGCATGTTGAAGGACACTTTTCTCTCCAAACTTTTTCAGTGTAAGGAGATCGGCTGTAAGATTATTTGAAGCATTTGCGTTTGATACATACATAATGTGGGCAGCTTTCGCATGGTTGGAGTAATTGTACTGATACACCTGGTTGAAATAGCCCGTGTATGCCTTCGTATCTCTCAAAGCTTTTTGAATGGTGGATTTCTCCTCTTTGGTAGCGGCGTACTTTTCAGCCGAATCCAAAGATGCAGTTATCTGCTTTTGAGCTGTTCTAACTTGCGCCAAGGTCTGTGTCACCAATGTAGAATTCTTATTCTGCTGGTACAGTCCTACCCACATGTTCGATTGATCGTCCATCGTCAGAAATGCGTCGTTGGCTTTATGTATGTACTGGCTGAAAAGCACATCCTGGCTTTTCAATGTCTTCAAGTTTGAAATTAAAGAATGAGATAAAAAACCGCTCACAACGACTTGGGAGAGTATCACCAGTATTAAGATACCCAGTAGTACTGAAATCTTTACGATAAGACTCTTATTTAATTGTACAATCCGACTCAAGTATTGGAACCTCCCACTATAAATTAATGTTTTCTCCTATTTACTCTCTTATTCTCACGATTACGCACCTTGACTATTTGAGAGAGATTACCAGAATGCTAGATGAGCGAATTTTCAAACGGGTACTCCGTAGCAGGAACAGAGATTGGTGCTGTTTTACCAATACATGGAACATAAATCTGTTCGCACATTTGGATGTCCACACGTTCCCTTGCGGTTTACCCTCCCATGTCACACTGGGTCTATGCCCTCACATTCCTTCGTACTACCTCTCAAGGGGTGGATGCCGTTTCTTGCTCCTTTACTGGGTCGTTGCCCTTATGGTGTGGATACTACGGCTTATCCGTGCTTCTGTTTGTCTTGGCGATTCATCGTGTACAAGCGAGTAAATCGAACTGACGAGTTTGATTCAAATCGGTTAAGCTGCCACCTGTAGTTGGGACCTCCGAAGTGGCCCCAGTAAATCCTCAGCGTTGTACTGAACTTGCTTTGTCCCCAATGTGTGTAGAACACGAATGAGTTTTCCACATAGTGCAATGAGCGACTGTTTCTTCTTCAAGGGATTATGTGCCCGTGTCGTGTAATACTCGTGCAGTGCCTTGAATTCAGCGTTCTTAGCTACCATCGGTAATATTGCCCGAAATAGTAATGCCCTCAGCCGAGAACGACCTCGTTTGGTAATGCCTGTTTTTCCTTTTCTTACCCCAGAACTGTTCTCTTTGAGATTCAGTCCAGCAAGCCGAATGATCTGTTGTCCATGCTCATATCCCTGTAGCTCACCGACTTCAGCCAAGAATCCAGCAAGTGTCGTAAAACCCATTCCTGGCACACTGAGCATTTCTTCTGTGCCTGGAATTTGGTTCAGTAGTTGCTCTACCTGAGCCATGATTTCATCACGCTGCCGTGTGAACATGTCGTACTGTTCCAGCAAAGCTTTCATCTCTATCCTGGCAGCTGTGAGCCCCTCTTTCAGACCAATGGACCTTTCAGCGGTACTGACAAGCCGTATGGCTCGCTTCATACCGACAGC
Proteins encoded in this window:
- a CDS encoding carbohydrate ABC transporter permease translates to MNRTKTNWTVTVLLILGSLLILFPLYMTIAIALKNPQELAKSVLSFPVHAHWNNFKEAIQVTHYFRSFGNSALITISSVVLIILTNSMVGYAIARNMHKRFFKFLYYYFISAMFIPFPIIMLPVVKEMSQLHLANRIGLIILYVVYRLSFNTFVYVGYLKSIPIELEEAALIDGASRWSVFWRVIFPLMKPINATIGILNALTVWNDFMLPLVLLSKPSQMTLPLVQYAFQSKFHTNFNLSFASYLLALLPMILVYIFLQKRIINGVVQGSIK
- a CDS encoding ABC transporter substrate-binding protein; amino-acid sequence: MKRVIITVSGFLALATAVTGCGSSTSNSSGNSSTGSSGGKVTLQFLQNKTEAAGEFDKLIKQFEQKNPNIKITQINPPNADTVLKTDLTKNQLPDIISMGADSTFIEMAQTGVLKSFAGSSELNNINPTYVKMLEKEVGKSDPYGLPFTVNAEPLLYNKTLLKKYKLTPPTTWSEMMSDAQKIKAAGGTPFYFGFKDSWTTMVPWNALAANLQGPNFFKDLKSGKATFSNSYQTVAKRMQQLASYGEPGEFGKGYNDANKAFANGKSVFYIQGDWAISSIMQANPKLKLGAVLFPATNNASQTKLVSGIDSVLTMTTKTKHAADAQKFIDFLIQKSVAQSYSDSQKLFSAVTGVKDSSSIVAPLQQYMKAGRISDYPDHYYPSAMDANVSNMIQGFLVKKTAPATFLKSLDSAYQKAIKQQ
- a CDS encoding methyl-accepting chemotaxis protein, which translates into the protein MSRIVQLNKSLIVKISVLLGILILVILSQVVVSGFLSHSLISNLKTLKSQDVLFSQYIHKANDAFLTMDDQSNMWVGLYQQNKNSTLVTQTLAQVRTAQKQITASLDSAEKYAATKEEKSTIQKALRDTKAYTGYFNQVYQYNYSNHAKAAHIMYVSNANASNNLTADLLTLKKFGEKSVLQHATAASSSSRTSFLISTVIGAIVVALSILTLVYIRNLLKPIPKITKALTQVADGNLTIEAVRHNSKDEMGQLASALNYMMDRLTQLISKVSQSSEQVAAASQELSASAEETTRATNQVAASAQEVADGAETQVQGAEESAHAMNEVAAGVQRIAETSSSVAHSAVGVSKSAETGERSLQQAVQQMQSIHAAVQTSSQQLEQLAEQSSQIGSMVDVITQISSQTNLLALNAAIEAARAGEHGTGFAVVADEVRKLAEQSSQSAKQIVDIVEQMEINTAQSVTAMHHVTTETETGTQVVQQTGQAFTKILESVKNVSSQIMEVSAAAEEMSASTEQVTASINEMAGISKQSNAQIQTVAASAEEQLAAVEQISASSTELSTMAEQMQQLISTFKVK
- a CDS encoding alpha-glucosidase, which codes for MSKAWWKQAVVYQIYPRSFMDSNQDGIGDLGGIRAKLHYLHQLGVDVLWLCPIYESPNDDNGYDISDYQAILREFGTMEEFDALLHDAHALGLKIMMDLVVNHTSDEHPWFQNARSSRTNAYRDYYIWRDRPNDWTSVFTGSAWEFEEQTAQYFLHLFSKKQPDLNWENPDVRREVYNLMRFWLDKGIDGFRMDVINLISKALKSDNAAGSFKGSGVSEEYYVNGPRIHEFLREMNHEVLAHYDIMTVGETPGVNPAEALLYTGTDRRELNMIFQFDHVELDSGPHGKWDLVPWSLSDLKQVMTMWQDGLYNRGWNSLYLNNHDQPRMVSRFGDDTNYRVESAKMLATFLHMLQGTPYIYQGEEIGMTNVAFESIEAYKDLETLNMWNEQVVQGNADANQVLQAVYAKGRDNARTPMQWDDSPHGGFTTGEPWIAVNSNYTEINVEKATANPDSIFYYYQRLIQLRKQYDVITDGRYELILESHEEIYAYLRTLESETLLVVCNFYEGSPEFQLPESISSHFQGESELLISNYAVDDAADINNFKLRPYESRVYCLKKE
- a CDS encoding carbohydrate ABC transporter permease, coding for MRRSLPFYLMALPAALLFFLFHTYAALKGIYYSFTNWHGFGIMHFVGLKNYINLFQDPQVLHSYLFTIKFAVVTVIFTNIISLVIALGLNANVKVRQTLRAVYFLPNILSVIVVSYIFNYIFAYLAPSTAKHLGFTALAQNILGSPQYAWVGIAIVAVWQAVAFNTILYLAGLQTIPSDIYEASSIDGASTWRQFWRITFPLIAPFFTINMVLASTQFLQVFDQIVALTGGGPGDATESITWLIYNNGFNGGQFAYQSSNAVVFMIVLVMIAIIQVRFLQKREVQM